The following are from one region of the Brienomyrus brachyistius isolate T26 chromosome 4, BBRACH_0.4, whole genome shotgun sequence genome:
- the LOC125740057 gene encoding tripartite motif-containing protein 16-like has product MAEASVTVYQKQFTCAICQDLLKDPVTTACGHNYCMNCIKSCWDQEDHDGVYRCPQCRQTFIPRPVLARNTMLAEVVEKLKNTGQQVTATDHYTRPGDVECDFCTGRKRKAAKSCLMCQASYCESHLQPHYESPAFKKHKLTDATGRLQDKVCSQHDKPLEVYCCTDQQCICNLCTMYEHNGHDTVSADAQRTEIQEKIGETQKEFQQRIQMRQKDLKVLIEAVDSITRSAQSVVEDNERIFNEMIRSIQRRRSEVTQMIKDEAKAAVSQAERDMERLKQEIDELKRRHSELEQLSHTDDHIHFLQSWQSLPVVPEVGFGPRISVYPRCSFENVRKVVSELKDQLENVCEKKTAELHRPVTKDTVLPVLVPRTRAEFLHYSCRLTLDPNTANRNLHLSEGNRVVTWKRETQSYPDHQERFDSQVPCTEGLTGRCYWEVEWSGRSIGIAVTYKGISRKGWADNSRLGCNDKSWCLYCLDSSYSFWHNTVQTALPDPPSSRIGVYLDHRAGTVSFYSISDTVTLLHRVQTTFTEPLYPAFYLCSSTAKLC; this is encoded by the exons atggcagaagctAGTGTCACAGTGTATCAGAAGCAATTCACCTGCGCAATCTGTCAGGATCTACTGAAGGATCCAGTGACTACAGCCTGTGGACACAATTACTGTATGAactgcattaagagctgctgggatcaggaggaTCATGATGGAGTTTACAgatgcccccagtgcagacagaccttcataccAAGACCTGTTCTGGCCAGAAacaccatgctggctgaagtggtggagaaactgaagaataCTGGACAACAAGTGACTGCTACTGACCATTATACTAGACcgggagatgtggagtgtgatttctgtactgggagaaaacgCAAAGCTGCCAAGTCCTGCCTGATGTGTCAGGCCTCTTACTGTGAATCTCACCTCCAGCCTCACTATGAGTCTccagcttttaagaagcacaagTTGACTGATGCCACTGGACGTTTGcaggacaaggtctgttcccagcatgacaaacccctggaggtctactgcTGTACtgaccagcagtgtatctgtaaTCTGTGTACAATGTATGAACACAATGGCCATGATACAGTATCAGCTGATGCACAAAGGACAGAGATACAG GAAAAAATAGGTGAAACACAGAAGGAATTTCAGCAAAGAATTCAGATGAGACAAAAGGACCTGAAAGTTCTGATAGAGGCTGTGGACTCAATaaca AGATCGGCACAGTCAGTTGTGGAAGACAACGAGAGAATCTTCAATGAGATGATCCGCTCCATCCagagaagacgctctgaggtgacaCAGATGATCAAAGATGAGGcgaaggctgcagtgagtcaggctgagagagacatggagagactgaagcaggagattgatgaactgaagaggagacactctgagctggagcagctttcacacacagatgatcacatccatttcctccag agttGGCAGAGTCTTCCTGTTGTCCCTGAAgttggatttggacccagaatctctgtctATCCACGCTGCTCTTTTGAGAACGTGAGGAAGGTGGTTTCTGAACTGAAGGATCAACTGGAAAATGTTTGCGAAAAGAAGACAGCAGAGTTGCATCGCCCAG ttaccaaagacaccgtcctaccagtattagtgcccaggaccagagcagaattcttacact ATTCCTGTCGGCTCactctggaccccaacacagcaaacagaaacCTTCATCTGTCTGAGGGGAACAGAGTGGTGACATGGAAGAGAGAGACACAGTCATATCCTGATCACCAGGAGAGATTTGACTCCCAAGTGCCgtgtacagagggtctgactggACGCTGCTACTGGGAGGTTGAGTGGAGCGGGCGTTCGATTGGTATAGCTGTCACATATAAAGGGATCAGCAGGAAAGGATGGGCTGACAacagcaggcttggatgcaatgACAAGTCCTGGTGTTTGTACTGCTTAGACTCCAGTTACTCATTCTGGCATAATACTGTGCAAACTGCACTACctgaccccccctcctccaggaTAGGAGTGTACCTGGATCACAGGGCAGGAACTGTGTCTTTCTACAGCATCTCTGACACAGTGACCCTCCTGCACAGGGTCCAGACCACGTTCACTGAGCCCCTCTATCCTGCATTTTATCTTTGCAGCAGTACAGCCAAATTGTGCTGA